The following coding sequences are from one Diospyros lotus cultivar Yz01 chromosome 7, ASM1463336v1, whole genome shotgun sequence window:
- the LOC127806663 gene encoding aluminum-activated malate transporter 8-like translates to MEIESKTQEKTGLINRVSGLMKGKVLEVAKKAKKTGQDDPRRIVHSLKVGLALTLVSSFYYLRPLYDGFGQSGMWAVQTVVLVFEFRVGETLSKSMNTGFATLLADTLGVGAQQLACLFGHKGHPIVLGLFVFLLAATSTFTRFFPNIKARYDYGVLIFILTFSLVAVSGYRADEILVPSRQRLSTILIGGAICIVISIFLVPVWAGEELHNLVAANVEKLGSFLEGFGNECFKDSPDTGDSSIVAAREEKSFLQVYKGVLNTKATEDSLANFARWEPGHGRFKFRHPWKQYLKIAALSRECAFHFEALCAYINSDIQEPTNFQRKIRQPCMKMSLESSKALKELASSIKTMTHPSAADVHMENSKTAADELKAAIEAASKETETSNLLDIIPAVAAASVLPDHIIKCIDKIGESVHELSHQAHFKKLEDQSTVSPEKPQLPHRGTVKPVSDVDVDGDGDGDRDHVIITVHETSLESPENIGNPQASKSTVPRAEQ, encoded by the exons ATGGAAATTGAATCAAAAACCCAAGAGAAAACCGGGTTGATCAACCGGGTGAGTGGGTTGATGAAGGGCAAGGTGTTAGAGGTAGCCAAGAAGGCAAAGAAGACTGGCCAAGATGATCCGAGGAGAATTGTTCACTCTCTCAAAGTAGGATTGGCTCTCACATTGGTGTCCTCCTTTTACTACTTGAGGCCATTGTATGATGGTTTCGGGCAATCGGGCATGTGGGCTGTCCAGACCGTGGTGCTTGTTTTTGAGTTCAGAGTTG GGGAAACCCTCTCCAAGAGCATGAACACAGGCTTTGCAACATTACTTGCCGATACTCTAGGCGTTGGAGCCCAACAATTAGCTTGCCTCTTTGGACACAAAGGACATCCCATTGTTCTTGGGCTCTTTGTCTTCCTTCTAG CTGCGACATCTACATTTACAAGATTCTTTCCAAATATCAAGGCAAGGTATGACTATGGAGTCCTGATATTCATCCTGACATTCAGTTTGGTGGCCGTTTCGGGTTATCGTGCCGACGAGATCTTAGTGCCTTCCCGCCAACGATTATCGACCATTCTGATTGGCGGTGCAATATGCATCGTCATATCCATATTCCTTGTCCCGGTTTGGGCTGGCGAAGAGCTTCACAATCTGGTTGCTGCCAACGTAGAGAAGCTTGGAAGCTTCCTAGAAG GATTTGGAAATGAATGCTTTAAAGATTCTCCGGATACTGGAGATAGCAGTATTGTTGCTGCCAGGGAAGAAAAGTCGTTCCTTCAAGTTTATAAAGGTGTTCTCAACACAAAAGCCACTGAGGATTCCTTG GCAAACTTCGCCAGGTGGGAACCAGGCCATGGAAGGTTCAAATTCCGTCATCCATGGAAGCAGTACTTGAAGATTGCAGCCCTTTCTCGCGAATGTGCTTTCCATTTTGAAGCTCTCTGCGCTTACATAAATTCTGATAttcag GAACCAACAAACTTCCAGAGAAAAATTCGACAACCATGCATGAAAATGAGTTTAGAGTCCAGCAAGGCCCTAAAAGAACTAGCCTCATCAATCAAAACGATGACACACCCATCTGCAGCCGATGTTCATATGGAGAACTCCAAAACAGCAGCCGATGAGCTCAAGGCTGCAATAGAAGCTGCCTCGAAAGAGACAGAGACCTCTAACCTTTTGGATATTATTCCGGCTGTTGCTGCTGCTTCAGTTCTTCCAGATCATATAATCAAATGCATCGACAAAATCGGCGAGTCGGTCCATGAGCTTTCGCACCAAGCACATTTCAAGAAACTGGAAGATCAGTCCACTGTGTCACCGGAGAAACCGCAGCTACCTCACCGGGGAACTGTAAAGCCGGTTAGCGACGTCGACGTcgatggtgatggtgatggtgataGAGATCATGTCATTATTACAGTACATGAAACATCTCTGGAATCACCTGAGAATATTGGGAATCCTCAAGCCTCGAAGTCGACTGTCCCAAGAGCCGAGCAGTAA